The segment cccttatagcgtgaccgattgcctggaaagcgctgctcagaggttgatagcccaaaaccagatgggccgcacgcaactgtccgtcctcggtagcgtaaatctccgacctgagaagatagttcagcgctggcacgttcacaaggcttatccgaggagcaacgtgacttttgtctgcaaacaaaccaagaaaagtgaggtcagactatgaaattttccaattacaaagaaagcaagaaaaataacccctcaacactaaatcctttccccaaaaaggatcaatcctaaaagcgccgcacctgggtttcctgcccgagtcggacaatgaataccgtcgaaccactccccagaaggaatgaggaagtcattcttcacggttttattggaaactggaagacaagagatcaacctaacgtcctcgttccgggatttaagataatacccatcatccccgaggcggtgacattcgtacagataagccacatcgtgccaagtaaggcctagattcatccgctcgtttaggacatctacacagcctagtatcttgaacatattcggggcacactgatacggcgtcaacctatggttgaacaggtattcccttgtgatcctacgcatgggaagtgtcatccctccctctatgaaagcaatcatggggataacgacttctcccacaactctatctgtcaatactccttccaGAGGACAGTACCGCAGCCTAACCCTAGGGGGAATGTGATATTtggccctaaaggcctccatagcggctggagttttaactaatttttcgaatctacccatctgaactgaaagGGGGAAATGAAAGTAGAGACCACGAAGAAAagtaatgtccgaggaggaaattGAAACGGAGAGAAAAGCGAAATGTACaggtaccttcacaaaacgctcaaggggacgcctggaaatctctcttggacgaaacgCTTCACAAAAACGGCTACGGCGGCGTAACAGACGCgagtgttcgtatatctctaggattcgatggagttctctggagtcttttgaggtttgtgaaatgcagatgaaagaaggaactgaacccctctgacgtcttatatagccaggaggagagagaaaagatcatccctgcctaaaaatacgggaaaaaacgatggccgttcgatccacgccaagccgttggatgaagggaacataacgcctccagaagttaatggccacgcctcgtaaattgtagcgcgtcaaaagtaacggtccgcacgcgcgccccacgatctccttatttccctccactcacaaacatcaaaaccccgcttttcccctcggagggaggtaaaaaccggagttttgagaggctattgtggggcccggcccaaaaatgatgggctattccaaactcaggcccgtccgaggagcgccCTGTCCAAagaaaagcctcatatgaagcgctattcaaccccaatagcgccaaggaaacctgtccgaggagtaactcctcctcggacatcacgaagcccagatgaggaacttgccccagccatttcagctcgtcttcccaacatataaaatgaattaaatccaaaatatcttacggaaggctaccaccacattaattgcgccccaactaccctcttggccgcattaatgaggaaaagactcctgaacagtaccgccttggcctctgcaactcacaaagggtctgatgagggcgtctgatgggacaggtgctcaagtggatgcttggatgattaacaggtgtaaggctaagatgaaaagaagaagaatatataatgtagtggagtccctcaaagaaggggacggtggaactgtatcaggaacaaaaaagtaataaaatcagacttgagaaagatccattctggtgttttctattttccttttgcaaaccatactgtccatgcattagaccgagCAGgctcactgaggccaagttctttgacccatcctctacaaataattattgtgggttgcgctttgggccagggcctaatcaacataagttgggccaggaaaatcgtgtaaccacatatatatatatatatatatatatatcatttttttgaaaaccagATTAGACCGGACGGTCGAATCGGGTTAATCGAAAACCGGTCATAAATCTGGTTTTTTTAAACTCAGAAACCTGTAAAATGCATTTTCTCCATGAACCTTTTGACCCGTGGTCCAACCGGACGGTTTTTAGACCCGTGAGCAGGTAAACCGGTTGGACCTGccattttttcccctaaaaatgGTGGTCCCAAAAGAACTAGATCTGAAGTCACAGCTCACTATGGACTTCGTTCTTCACAGCGTAGCTCCACAATGGACTAGATGACATCTTTACTTTGTGATTTTGGTCTAAGAGGAAAGAGGAACAAGAGAtttaaaggagagagagagagagagagagagagagagagagagagagagagagaggggttcTGCAAAACAGAGTTTGGGCGAGAGATgaacttttttggtttttcaaagGAAGTGTTGATACTTCATTTTTCAAAAGCCATGGTCAGATGCTCAAATGCCTAACAGTTAGCCACCTGGAAACTTTAAACCTTGAGATTTGGAATTATCATTTATAACCCCTTTAAAATTGTACCGTTCCTAATTTGTTAAATGGTTAATAAatagttaaaatattttaatggcaTAAATCATGGCTTTTAAAGGTACTATTATGTTGACTATTGtacaaatttattgaaatattgtaaatgataagaaaatatttatttaaaatctataataaactatgaaaaatatcattttatttttagtggTCTCCAAATACTTGAATTTCTTTAAATGTTTAGTcaagattattaatttttatgcattaatttttatttatttcatattaattaattattacttCATTCCGGTTCGATCTCGGTCTGACCTCAAAAACTTTAAACACCTCATTTTTACAGTTTTTTGAATGGTCCGGTTTCAAAACGATGATATAGATTGGGTATTGGGTATGACTGCAAAAGGAAGATATAATGTCATGTTTGATACTAAGCATAAAGCTTTGTTTCTAGTAATTAATGACAAGGATTTGCTTGTTTGGTCGGCCGCACATGGAGACATAATTTGCTTTGCAAAGCTAGTCAAAATATTCAATTTGCTTTGCTTGCTTTTACACCGCGTATGAATCATTTCACATTACTTTTACTTTGTGCTTGCGGTTTCACACCTCTTTTGATGTCGTATTACTCATTAGtcatttggtttatttttaaCGATTTTATCGGTGTCCACGGTCCATACCAGTTACTACTTTTTTTCATGGCTTCCTTGATAGCAAGGGCAGTATTTGTTAGATAATACATACACACTATCAAgcacactttttttatttattttattgaaatcgTGAGTTGAAGACTCAATTTCAGTCTAATCACATCTTCAATTCAtgattttaattcaaaacatGTATTATCCTAATCATAATACTCATATGGTCTCATTTTTAatccttttcagttttcacatccATTCCATTGCTCACATCGACttcaattttaattacaaaatcaaacaatatcaaattatcattaaaaaaaaatcaagccatATCAACTACTAATGATCTCGTACGAGTAAGCAATGATTACAGAAATATTAATGATGAACAATTACATTGAAAAAAGTAATTCTGCTGGAACAACCGAAATTGGCTTTGGGCCAAACCTGgacaaacaatatatatgcatGTGCCACAACAGGATAACTACTGCTTTTTAGGTAAAAttacaggggaaaaaaaaaatctcatgtaGGTCCAAGTAGGAAAAATAGAAGTTTGGCTATGTTCGAGCTGGCAATTTTTCACTAATATTCTATCACTTTCACTTCATAGCTGTATATtttttatctatcaaaaaaaagaaaagaaaaaaaactgtatatttttttgagatgcTCAGatgttcttatatttttatataatatatttatttgattattattcTTTCACATGGTGGGCcactcatttaaaattttttttccttgagtttgactaattttatttatggaaATTCATATCTGACAAAGGGTCTCCTTGGTGGCCCCAAAACAACTAACAACCCCCACCAATTACCCTTGATTACCTCTAAAAGTCCAAATaatgaaagcaaaaaaagaaaaggttttaaaataataaaatcttcGGACACAACGTTGTGATTCTAGAATCATTCAGACCcaaaaatttaacaacaaaaacaaataacttCAAAATTGTGTATGGGTATGAGTCATGTCGGTATGAAAGGTTATACTTATCCTCTACTCCACCTAAATGGCCCCATATAACCTGCCtaaaatttctgaaaatttgagatatacCCCACTAATGAAACTTTATAAAGTGATGTTGGCAATAATAAATACAATCCTGTACGTAGAATAAATACCTGTTAGCCCAACTGTTAATGAAAACTATCACGTGACTAGCATtattcaaagtctcaaactttcAGGCTGGCCTTATTTTACTTTTGCACTTGATTTTGTGCTAGTCTATTTTTCATTTCACAAAAGTTGCATTAAGCACAGTGTTTCTTTAGCTTTAGCCCCCTATAAATAAAGAGCCATCTCATACTCAACCACTCATCCACACAGGACCACACTCACTCTTACATTACAATATCAAAGCCATTGTTTCCTACCAAACACTATGGCTAAAGTTTCCTATCTTTTGCTGCtattctctatctcattatacCTTGCTGCCACAGCCAAGTCTGCATCCTCTGCCCGTGGTTATGATACTAGTTTCATCAAGTCCTCATGTAGTTCTACTACCTATCCAGCGGTGTGTGTCAAAACTCTCTCAGCCTATGCCTCAGCAATTCAACAAAGCCCACGCCAATTGGCCCATACTGCCTTGTCTGTGAGCCTATCCAAGTGTCAATCTACAAAAACATTTGTgtcaaaaatgacaaaaatgaagGGCTTGAAGTCTAGGGAATATGAAGCTGTTAAAGATTGCTTGGAAGAGATGGGTGATACTGTGGACCGTCTTAGCAAGTCCATCCATGAGCTCAAGCACATTGGTCAAGCCAAGGGTCAGGACTTTCTGTGGCACATGAGCAATGTTGAGACTTGGGTTAGTGCAGCACTAACCGATGAGAACACTTGCCTTGATGGGTTTTCTGGCAAGGCCTTGGATGGTAAAGTCAAGGCTTCAATTAAGGCACAAGTTGTAAATGTTGCACAAGTCACTAGTAATGCACTAGCACTAGTTAATAGCTATGCCTCAAAGCACTAAGCCACTTCCAAAGGTTAAAGTTTTTGTAGAAGTCTTGATATTtcattttggtttggtttggtttggtttgatttgatgTATATTATTTGAGTGAGTGTTTTTGTATGTTTATAATATACAGAATTACTTCTTGTAAAATGTTAAGCATACCAACAATCAAAGTTGGTATGGAAGTTCTAAAAAATTATGTGCCTTTTATGCCTCTTGAATTGGTCTTAAAGTTCTCTGCTTCTTCAATGATTTTTAAAATGGCTATCCCTTGATTGAAGGaataaatgcattttttatatacaagttGCTTTTATCAATTACATCCTCCTTTCACGCCAATTCTCAAGCGAGAAATTGTTTTCCTAGACGCAAACATTGAAAAAACTAGTGGACATTGGAGACTATGCTTGATCTTGACTTTAGTGAACTTGGAACTAATAAATCAAATCAGTCATATTTGCAACATAGACTATACGATAATTTGGTGCTGCAATAAACGGTAGtggcaaacttttttttatttattaaaatttaaaagatgattaAAGAAATCGAATATCTTTTCATTTCCACTGACACTGAGATGAAAGTAATTTGGACGGTGTGTTAAAGGAGGCTTAAAGCAGAGACAagatatttctcaaaaaataaaaaacaaaaaaaagtagagataagatcaattattttaaaaaaatataaaaaaaggaagTAAAGATAAGATTGGCCAGGTTAGACAAAGAGTACCTTCGTGGGGGCTGACATGTACGACACACTGAATGTGAATTGTGAATCTGTGACCACGTGAGTGATTGGATCTGAGTGCAGTATCACATGCATTTGGCAGACAAAATTAAGCAGAGCAGGACTGTGGGTTCagattatattttttacaaatgagctttatatattttattttatttaaaatttaaaataatataattatttatacatatattgaaaaataaaattttaacagtAAAATAGAAACGGAGAGAAACGAAGTACCCTCTACTCAGGGGTGGAATTAGGATTTTATGAATAAGGGccaaaattataacaaatacaaaattGAACTAATTTAATTAAGTCATACAAGATATATAAAGAGAGTTTGGAGGGCAAACCATATTTCTTTTGTAAAGTTTAGATAAATCTAAGGGTAAAAATCTaatagttgaaaattttgaggggcCATAACCCCCCACTTCTCTAAGTAGTTTTGCCACTACTGTTACAGACATGTGTGAATCTCACTTATTGTGAAATTGTGATCTCATTGTACGTCTTATGAGATATTCTCTTCTCTTTTACTTGCAAACATTCATTCAAAGCGACAGACTATTCAGATTACTTTAGGTTGAGATATATTATCAATCCAGATTTCTTGTCTATGTGTCCTATTAAGTCCAAGATCATGGGTAGCCATCATTGGTTAGTTGTGACAATTAGACATTGCAAAACCCGCAACTTGATTGGCCCGTTTAAAAATGACTCGTTTTGACCCGTGACTCATTTGACCTGCAAACCAGATTGGTCTGACCCGAACTCGATCCGATCTGCCTATTTTGCCACGTCTACCAATGTTAagtagattgagattgagatgtaattcttataaaatatttacttattcttctttacttaatatgttatgtactcCATTATAGTTTGTCATTCTTTACTTGCcaccttcattttctcttcttaCTTTAAACAAATTGAAGATTATACCAAGATTAGCTTCTAGAAAAATGGAACAAGAGTTGCACAAAATTTGGGTATTaagtgtttagtggtaattggtaaATGGTAACAGTATCACCAGTGAGAATCTAATCACAGTTAAGaaactcataaacaattgacagattgcatctatttcaaaaaaaaaaaaacttgtttgaaaaatatgggTCAACTCGACCCGACTCGACTTGCAACTTGATTGACTTGCAACCCGATTGACTCGTTTAAAAATGACTTGTTTTGActcgcaacccgattgaccgaCAAACTCGATTGACCCGACCTAActcgcccgttttgccatgtctagtgACAATGTTACCAATGCCATAATATATATGTTTGCACaacacaattgaaaaaaaaaaaagaaaaaaaaaacaataattgacCAACAATTACAAatgaacaataattttaaaaaaaatccctaatCGCATGGTGATCCGGTCATGGTtggtaaagagagagagagagagagatgaatgcctgaacaa is part of the Quercus robur chromosome 9, dhQueRobu3.1, whole genome shotgun sequence genome and harbors:
- the LOC126699205 gene encoding 21 kDa protein-like codes for the protein MAKVSYLLLLFSISLYLAATAKSASSARGYDTSFIKSSCSSTTYPAVCVKTLSAYASAIQQSPRQLAHTALSVSLSKCQSTKTFVSKMTKMKGLKSREYEAVKDCLEEMGDTVDRLSKSIHELKHIGQAKGQDFLWHMSNVETWVSAALTDENTCLDGFSGKALDGKVKASIKAQVVNVAQVTSNALALVNSYASKH